The following coding sequences are from one Roseburia hominis A2-183 window:
- a CDS encoding type II toxin-antitoxin system HicB family antitoxin, with translation MKTLNDYMAMSYRMEIVEDKDEGGFVVSYPDLPGCITCGETVESAVANALDAKKAWLEAALEDGVEIHEPDSLEDYSGQFKLRIPRSLHRSLAEHSQREGISMNQYCVYLLSRNDAVFSK, from the coding sequence ATGAAGACGCTGAATGATTACATGGCAATGTCTTATCGTATGGAAATTGTAGAAGATAAAGATGAAGGTGGATTTGTGGTTTCTTATCCGGATTTGCCTGGCTGCATTACCTGTGGTGAAACTGTAGAAAGTGCGGTGGCGAATGCACTGGATGCGAAAAAGGCGTGGCTTGAAGCTGCATTGGAAGATGGCGTGGAGATTCATGAACCAGACAGTCTGGAAGATTATTCCGGTCAGTTTAAGCTGAGAATTCCTCGGAGCCTGCACAGATCACTGGCAGAACATTCGCAAAGAGAAGGAATTAGCATGAACCAGTATTGTGTATATCTTCTTTCCAGAAATGATGCAGTCTTTTCAAAATAA
- a CDS encoding type I restriction enzyme endonuclease domain-containing protein yields the protein MFESIFGFADTKSSFADWLNNQNVRNQLKLDIKICLVKNGYPPQYSPEVFNKVMEQVENFEEYSVTEDEENEVDNSVKIYQYEPEYKVMKVAEDSIHYGDSKNNQ from the coding sequence ATGTTTGAATCCATCTTTGGATTTGCCGATACAAAATCCTCATTTGCAGATTGGCTCAATAATCAGAATGTTCGTAACCAATTAAAACTTGATATAAAAATCTGCTTGGTGAAGAATGGTTATCCACCACAGTATAGTCCGGAAGTATTCAACAAAGTTATGGAACAGGTGGAGAATTTTGAGGAGTATTCCGTAACAGAAGATGAAGAAAATGAAGTAGATAATTCTGTAAAGATTTATCAATATGAGCCAGAGTATAAGGTGATGAAGGTGGCAGAAGATTCGATACATTATGGTGATTCAAAAAATAATCAGTAG
- a CDS encoding DUF3800 domain-containing protein yields MKYIFFYDETEHSRKINYETVTANNYYDNFITGIVGWKAEDDKCISDRYLAFESKYDYRKKDGELKSQTMKAKDFRLGFASLNNRTIELYEDLVSLFDEKIIIYFSVFSKIEYVISQLFVNYHNSMFVDVDYMKYSIIKAINVYRPQNVIEAIYKEPQIFVKELRSFLEDRIIKNQANTALKEHENQAFQEILLLLEDTEVPETLDWSYFAPFDGFKKLLTEMNVNEYQLMIDREGKESHTLNSAKNVGLKNVIEEDSKDYVGIRMADILAGLISRLMQSLKISLTGDYKDGKMKKTLLDSGWFALNQRQLDLYKKLYRVICENNDYWYKSFSGIYSDDLVAFVALLQFMNHFSDADEIRNSKIEMQPEYYNAFVCESLNERYKIMRNKLPIDPIVENGKDYFYNQRGAKVYKDINKQPMLPLHSGQNEFYVLSVGFSQNRTPLVTISENDKPICYRLPNEYSDWTMTVAGFSSMGERLFSSKVLFSLIGGRYLVDIL; encoded by the coding sequence ATGAAGTACATTTTTTTCTATGATGAAACAGAACATAGTAGAAAGATTAATTATGAAACTGTTACCGCGAATAATTACTATGATAATTTCATAACAGGAATTGTAGGGTGGAAAGCAGAAGATGATAAATGTATTTCTGACAGATACCTTGCTTTTGAATCGAAGTATGATTATAGAAAAAAAGACGGAGAATTAAAGAGTCAGACTATGAAAGCAAAAGATTTTAGGCTTGGGTTTGCTTCTCTTAATAATCGTACGATTGAGTTATATGAAGACCTTGTATCACTATTTGACGAGAAAATAATTATTTATTTCTCTGTGTTTAGCAAAATAGAGTATGTTATTAGCCAGCTGTTTGTAAATTATCATAATTCTATGTTTGTTGATGTTGATTACATGAAATACTCAATAATTAAGGCTATCAATGTATATCGACCACAAAATGTGATAGAAGCAATTTATAAAGAGCCACAAATATTTGTTAAAGAACTACGGTCTTTTTTAGAAGATAGGATTATTAAAAATCAAGCGAATACTGCTTTGAAAGAGCATGAGAATCAAGCATTTCAGGAAATACTTTTACTGCTTGAGGACACAGAGGTACCCGAAACATTAGATTGGTCCTATTTTGCACCTTTTGATGGATTTAAGAAATTGTTGACAGAGATGAATGTTAATGAATATCAGTTGATGATTGACCGAGAAGGAAAAGAATCGCATACATTGAATTCTGCAAAGAATGTAGGACTTAAAAATGTCATCGAAGAAGATTCTAAGGATTATGTTGGAATCAGAATGGCTGATATTCTTGCTGGATTGATATCTCGATTGATGCAATCATTGAAGATATCGTTAACTGGAGATTATAAAGATGGGAAAATGAAGAAGACACTTTTAGATTCGGGCTGGTTTGCATTGAATCAAAGACAGCTTGATTTGTATAAAAAATTATATAGGGTAATTTGTGAGAATAATGACTATTGGTACAAATCTTTTTCTGGAATTTATTCGGATGATTTGGTGGCTTTTGTAGCACTTCTTCAATTTATGAATCATTTTTCAGATGCAGATGAGATTCGTAATAGTAAGATAGAAATGCAACCAGAATATTATAATGCTTTTGTCTGCGAGAGCTTGAACGAACGTTATAAAATAATGAGGAACAAATTACCGATTGATCCTATAGTAGAAAATGGAAAAGATTATTTTTATAATCAAAGAGGCGCAAAGGTTTATAAGGATATTAACAAGCAACCTATGTTGCCATTACATAGTGGACAGAATGAGTTTTATGTTCTTTCAGTTGGATTTTCACAGAATAGGACCCCATTAGTAACAATCTCTGAAAATGATAAGCCGATATGTTATAGATTGCCGAATGAGTACAGTGATTGGACTATGACTGTTGCTGGGTTTTCCAGTATGGGTGAAAGATTATTTTCATCAAAAGTGTTATTTTCATTAATTGGTGGAAGGTATTTGGTTGATATTTTATAG
- a CDS encoding DUF4869 domain-containing protein translates to MIYIYTEKKDSNDWILQNDLYFNLNTSNEEMSQYEINLIQKVDEAKLTPDKHIETKYGLGTIRNLSSGCKTLLNIVKHPDKVVNVEECGPNVLRIIFSMDNIKIYMSRPTLFDIPDDVQIRFNDSDIVTGGRGYNAWWSKEYERREADDL, encoded by the coding sequence ATGATATATATATATACAGAAAAAAAAGATTCCAACGACTGGATACTTCAAAACGATTTGTATTTCAATTTGAATACAAGTAATGAAGAAATGTCCCAATATGAAATAAATCTCATTCAGAAAGTAGATGAGGCAAAGCTGACACCAGACAAGCACATTGAAACAAAATATGGTTTAGGTACAATCCGTAATTTGTCATCTGGCTGCAAGACATTACTTAATATCGTAAAGCATCCTGATAAGGTAGTAAATGTAGAAGAATGTGGTCCGAATGTACTTAGAATCATTTTTTCTATGGATAATATAAAAATTTACATGTCCAGACCAACGCTTTTTGATATCCCGGATGATGTGCAAATCAGATTCAATGATTCTGATATAGTGACCGGAGGGAGAGGTTATAATGCCTGGTGGAGTAAGGAGTATGAAAGGAGAGAAGCAGATGATTTATAA
- a CDS encoding ATPase, producing the protein MIYKNITFKADPFSYDLEFDDRITLVGGDSGTGKTVLYEMLEDLRLTNEYKAIKLFNYKSDNFSESIEQCRDSFIVVDNADNLINDEIRRFINFEPSNQYMLFLRNCDGLNVSDKSFKVLKFGNNRITLEEEL; encoded by the coding sequence ATGATTTATAAGAATATTACATTTAAAGCAGATCCATTTTCATACGATTTAGAATTTGATGACAGGATTACTCTTGTTGGTGGAGATAGTGGTACTGGAAAAACAGTGCTTTATGAAATGTTAGAAGATCTACGATTAACTAATGAATACAAAGCTATAAAGTTGTTTAACTACAAATCAGATAATTTCTCAGAATCGATTGAACAGTGCAGAGATAGTTTTATTGTAGTCGATAATGCAGATAATTTGATTAATGATGAGATCAGACGTTTTATTAATTTTGAGCCGTCGAATCAATATATGCTTTTCCTACGAAATTGTGATGGCCTCAATGTTTCAGATAAGAGTTTTAAGGTGCTGAAGTTTGGCAATAATAGGATAACACTGGAAGAGGAGTTGTGA
- a CDS encoding ATP-dependent nuclease: protein MKITHVKVCNYRNLRNIDIGLAETVAIIGENNSGKSNFLKAITLPFLTDDNIHISKKLSWSDINNETKKCYYNKIIENQNKIKNDEITIEQFVELLPIVSVEVNIQASGAEEYYVKDLSYEIRDGKIQYGIKYEFAPKSCEDIFRMVKEIVSENEINDANLNEVKMNLLPVEYYNYSVKVSDGSNISYDTLKQFKYEALEAERDDFSRTKNQLGSKFLVDLLKDGLSDQDKLKIEKEYSHFFESLKKISDINDIINWQDTSELKEAKKFFSHINILPNMPPMQSILNSVRLGYSEEELSMQGLGHRNLVLLFVLINSLIGKNSDTALNVLTIEEPEAHLCINNTRLMVSFLKAFTDKNKTVQLFYSTHSTEFINKMNLKNVVVLHKGKAFSFVDELEDEDIAYLAKNPNLDLFKLFFSKKCVLFEGISEELLIRSYIDSQVSLSEIELLSFHKGFEKIMNIWKKINEGSGNKLGIIRDYDDQLDAKKRHDKYNDDKEICVRTTEYYTLEPEIVNTGDNFNILKEKYGEVFGWSNMTAEQLTEAWKNAKASDMFTICKDLASGGLEGFQMPKHIQDVLDFLSQEQEEVL, encoded by the coding sequence TTGAAGATTACGCATGTAAAAGTATGCAATTATAGGAATTTAAGGAATATAGACATAGGCTTAGCAGAAACAGTTGCAATTATAGGAGAAAACAATAGTGGTAAGAGTAATTTCTTAAAAGCAATTACGCTTCCTTTTTTAACCGATGATAATATACATATCAGTAAGAAATTATCATGGTCTGATATAAATAATGAAACTAAAAAGTGTTATTACAATAAAATTATTGAAAACCAGAATAAAATTAAGAATGACGAGATTACTATTGAGCAATTTGTAGAATTATTGCCAATAGTAAGTGTTGAAGTTAATATTCAGGCAAGTGGTGCGGAGGAGTATTATGTCAAGGATTTGTCATATGAAATTAGAGATGGGAAAATTCAATATGGTATAAAATATGAGTTTGCACCTAAGAGTTGTGAAGATATATTCAGAATGGTAAAGGAAATTGTATCTGAGAATGAAATCAATGATGCGAATTTGAATGAGGTTAAAATGAATCTCTTACCAGTAGAATATTATAATTACTCAGTAAAGGTTTCTGATGGCAGTAATATATCATATGACACATTAAAGCAGTTCAAATATGAGGCTCTTGAGGCAGAAAGAGACGATTTTTCAAGAACTAAAAATCAATTAGGTTCAAAATTTTTGGTTGATTTATTGAAAGATGGACTTTCAGATCAGGATAAATTAAAAATAGAAAAAGAATATAGCCATTTCTTTGAGTCTTTAAAAAAAATTAGTGATATCAATGACATAATAAACTGGCAAGATACATCGGAGCTAAAAGAGGCAAAGAAGTTTTTTTCACATATTAATATTCTTCCTAATATGCCACCAATGCAATCTATTTTAAACAGTGTAAGATTAGGGTATTCAGAAGAAGAACTGTCAATGCAAGGGTTGGGACATCGTAACTTAGTATTGTTGTTTGTTCTGATTAATTCGTTGATTGGTAAAAATTCGGATACTGCTCTGAATGTTTTGACGATTGAAGAACCAGAAGCTCATTTATGCATTAACAATACTAGATTGATGGTCAGTTTTCTAAAAGCATTTACAGATAAGAATAAAACTGTTCAGTTATTCTACTCCACGCATAGTACTGAATTTATTAATAAAATGAATTTGAAAAATGTGGTGGTTTTACATAAGGGAAAAGCATTTTCGTTTGTTGACGAATTAGAAGATGAAGATATAGCATATTTAGCAAAGAATCCTAATTTGGATCTTTTTAAGCTTTTTTTCTCTAAGAAATGTGTTTTGTTTGAGGGAATATCAGAAGAATTACTAATTCGCTCTTATATTGACTCGCAAGTATCTTTGAGTGAGATTGAATTGCTATCATTCCATAAGGGATTTGAGAAAATAATGAATATTTGGAAAAAAATCAATGAAGGTTCAGGTAACAAATTGGGCATTATACGAGATTATGATGACCAACTTGATGCAAAGAAACGACATGATAAGTATAATGATGATAAAGAAATATGTGTTAGGACAACAGAGTATTATACCTTAGAACCGGAAATTGTAAATACTGGTGACAACTTTAATATTTTGAAGGAAAAATATGGAGAAGTTTTCGGTTGGAGTAATATGACAGCTGAGCAGCTTACAGAAGCATGGAAAAATGCAAAAGCATCAGATATGTTTACTATTTGTAAGGATTTAGCTAGTGGTGGATTAGAAGGATTTCAAATGCCCAAACATATTCAAGATGTATTAGATTTTCTTTCTCAAGAGCAGGAAGAGGTGTTATAA
- a CDS encoding UvrD-helicase domain-containing protein codes for MEINIAGAGAGKTTKMSDKIILLRNQIDENKKIFCVAFTNSAVDCIRRKLCEHYVQIPENIIVSTIHSFLYREIIKPYYHLLYGKKYEKISISDLPQDAKYKNAKIKRLDELNVLHQTVIPEHAKWVLCKKSKDTKSIKNGRVIIKNAIAKYCGAICIDEVQDIDKHMQEIIEELSRMGIPMLLMGDPKQDLKGFKCLRNLMSIYKQNVRYISECHRCPQLHLELSNRLVDENEKQKSEKDSGQLSIYYESEIDCRTLIESQKYDLMYISQKQGVYETHDYKKNNMRENLAEELEPLLSENHPTKDTLTVKKVAYYYAGKMIEKYRNTGKKKDAMALLSKCEKIDSRRYGIIINIFEDESPIKQEDKIFVKSIDYIKGMEGEKCLFILTNDLAAYLFDDNTEMNKTKNKLYVALTRSLNELSMYILKEVENKYTKKRIQDFFEGYL; via the coding sequence GTGGAAATAAATATAGCGGGGGCCGGAGCAGGAAAGACTACAAAGATGTCAGATAAAATAATACTTCTTCGTAATCAAATAGATGAGAATAAGAAAATATTTTGCGTTGCGTTTACTAATAGTGCCGTAGATTGCATTCGTAGAAAATTATGTGAACATTATGTACAAATCCCGGAAAATATAATAGTGAGTACGATTCATTCATTTCTGTATAGAGAAATAATAAAACCGTATTATCATTTACTTTATGGAAAGAAATATGAAAAAATTTCTATTTCGGATTTACCCCAAGATGCAAAGTATAAAAATGCAAAGATTAAAAGACTTGATGAGTTGAATGTACTTCACCAAACAGTAATTCCTGAACATGCTAAATGGGTGTTATGTAAAAAATCAAAGGACACAAAAAGTATAAAGAATGGCAGAGTAATCATTAAAAATGCAATTGCAAAATATTGCGGCGCAATCTGTATAGATGAAGTACAGGATATAGATAAGCATATGCAAGAAATTATAGAAGAATTAAGTAGAATGGGAATCCCCATGTTGCTGATGGGAGATCCAAAACAGGATTTAAAAGGTTTTAAATGCTTAAGGAATCTTATGTCTATATACAAGCAAAATGTTAGATATATATCGGAATGCCATAGATGTCCGCAATTACATTTAGAACTGTCAAATCGTTTAGTAGATGAAAATGAAAAACAGAAATCTGAAAAAGATTCCGGACAATTGTCAATATATTATGAAAGTGAAATTGATTGTCGCACGTTAATTGAAAGTCAAAAATATGATTTGATGTATATATCCCAGAAGCAAGGGGTATATGAAACGCATGACTACAAGAAAAATAATATGAGAGAGAATTTAGCGGAAGAGCTTGAACCATTGTTGTCTGAGAATCATCCAACCAAAGATACTCTGACAGTAAAAAAAGTAGCGTATTATTATGCTGGGAAGATGATTGAAAAGTACAGGAATACGGGAAAGAAAAAAGATGCAATGGCATTACTGAGCAAGTGTGAAAAAATAGATTCAAGAAGATATGGCATTATCATAAATATTTTTGAAGACGAAAGCCCAATAAAACAGGAAGATAAGATTTTTGTAAAATCAATAGACTACATAAAGGGAATGGAGGGTGAGAAGTGTTTGTTTATTCTTACTAACGATTTGGCGGCATATTTATTTGACGATAATACCGAGATGAATAAGACCAAGAATAAGCTTTATGTAGCACTTACTCGTTCGCTAAATGAATTGTCGATGTACATATTAAAAGAAGTTGAGAATAAATACACAAAGAAGAGAATACAGGATTTTTTTGAAGGATACCTTTGA
- a CDS encoding ATP-binding protein produces MVKISFGLVNERCELTNAGALLADESPIRCSRLFCTRWNGLNKSGGAVDALDDVEYSGSVISLIENGEAFIKRNCKMKWRKIANSREEMPEYVERSYHEALVNALAHRDYLVNGSEVHIDIYDDRMEIYSPGGMPDGSMIQDRDPFTVASTRRNPVLADVFNRLGYMERKGSGFGKIISGYEFQINYNESKRPSFRSDRYEFTVVMPNLNYDVPQNFEGNETMSESMSESMSELERTRMQIILHYLDTNKEINSSIAAKLLKAEIKTASRLLSKAAKLDILKSYGKTKNKVYFRE; encoded by the coding sequence ATGGTAAAGATTTCATTTGGATTGGTAAATGAGCGGTGCGAATTAACAAATGCAGGGGCATTACTTGCGGATGAAAGTCCGATTCGTTGTTCAAGATTATTTTGTACAAGGTGGAATGGATTAAATAAAAGTGGTGGCGCAGTTGATGCGTTAGATGATGTGGAGTATTCAGGTAGTGTTATTTCACTGATTGAAAATGGAGAGGCATTCATCAAGCGTAATTGTAAAATGAAGTGGCGTAAGATTGCAAATTCAAGAGAAGAAATGCCGGAGTATGTAGAGCGAAGTTATCACGAAGCACTTGTTAATGCTTTGGCTCACCGTGACTATCTGGTGAATGGAAGTGAAGTGCATATTGACATATATGATGACAGAATGGAAATTTATTCCCCGGGAGGAATGCCGGATGGTTCCATGATTCAAGACAGAGATCCATTTACAGTAGCTTCTACCAGAAGAAATCCGGTTCTTGCCGATGTATTCAACCGGCTTGGATATATGGAGCGTAAAGGTAGTGGATTTGGAAAGATTATCAGTGGATATGAATTTCAAATTAATTATAATGAGAGTAAAAGACCATCATTCCGCTCAGACAGATATGAGTTTACTGTAGTGATGCCGAATCTGAACTATGATGTCCCTCAAAATTTTGAAGGAAATGAGACAATGTCTGAATCAATGTCCGAATCAATGTCCGAATTGGAAAGGACAAGAATGCAGATAATTTTGCACTATCTCGATACAAATAAAGAAATAAATAGCTCTATTGCAGCAAAATTATTGAAAGCGGAAATAAAGACGGCAAGTCGACTGTTATCGAAGGCAGCAAAATTGGATATTCTTAAAAGTTACGGAAAAACAAAGAATAAAGTATATTTTAGAGAATAA
- a CDS encoding UPF0158 family protein, translated as MKVKLEDIIEAMEFAGMETEYYYDTQNEKVLMLFDGMVDGEDNPELFEDIKEGFVEDYIPLPGQYDINEYRIMEEFIYELPEGKNQNVLAGAIQGRGAFRRFKDKLYDLNLEKQWYQYRDEAYEKIARQWCERHKIDLVE; from the coding sequence ATGAAAGTAAAATTAGAAGACATAATCGAGGCAATGGAATTTGCCGGTATGGAAACAGAATATTATTATGATACCCAAAACGAAAAAGTTCTGATGTTGTTTGATGGAATGGTGGATGGTGAGGACAATCCGGAACTTTTTGAAGATATCAAAGAGGGATTTGTTGAGGATTATATACCGTTACCGGGACAATACGATATCAACGAGTATCGAATAATGGAAGAGTTTATATACGAGCTTCCGGAGGGAAAGAATCAGAATGTATTGGCAGGGGCAATCCAAGGAAGAGGCGCTTTTAGAAGATTTAAGGATAAATTGTATGACTTGAATCTGGAGAAACAGTGGTACCAATATCGTGATGAAGCTTATGAAAAAATAGCAAGGCAATGGTGTGAAAGACATAAGATTGATCTTGTTGAATAA
- a CDS encoding helix-turn-helix transcriptional regulator: MSDFEKNRVLALYKILTAYTDEQHQISMQDILVHMDAEGYYCSEDSILRYIKQLRNELGVDVISGRGRNARYFIGNRLLEKEEMKLIIDSVNASNFIEKSIATKMIDKLKSTMSLYDAEELDRSVLGINIAKAENKKILYNVNLIQEALSKGVQISFDYMVWDRNKKLVKKSDRRYNMNPWALIWANDRYYLYGYDVKEKDGVLSERNYRVDKLDNIKLSDIPRAGKSQFRIFNANTYVSRRMGMFSGKEQVITVRIPDTLVGPFIDQFGKRITISEYTEGMLLVTFNAVASVILLGWLLGLQYVEVLEPQSVRNAMTDLIKQNMEIYSKKN, from the coding sequence GTGAGTGATTTCGAAAAAAACAGAGTATTGGCATTATATAAGATTCTGACAGCATATACAGACGAACAACATCAGATTTCTATGCAAGATATTCTGGTTCACATGGATGCAGAAGGTTATTACTGTAGTGAAGACAGTATTCTGCGATATATAAAACAATTAAGAAATGAATTAGGGGTAGATGTAATTTCCGGTCGTGGAAGGAATGCTCGTTATTTCATTGGAAACAGACTTTTGGAAAAGGAAGAGATGAAACTTATTATTGATTCCGTTAATGCGTCTAATTTCATTGAGAAAAGTATTGCCACCAAAATGATTGATAAATTGAAATCTACTATGAGTCTGTATGATGCGGAAGAACTGGATAGAAGCGTGTTAGGGATTAATATTGCAAAAGCAGAGAATAAGAAAATTCTCTATAATGTAAATTTGATTCAGGAAGCTCTATCTAAGGGGGTTCAGATAAGTTTTGATTATATGGTGTGGGATAGAAATAAGAAGTTGGTAAAAAAGTCGGATAGACGATATAACATGAACCCCTGGGCTTTAATATGGGCAAATGATAGGTATTATTTGTATGGATATGATGTAAAAGAAAAAGATGGTGTATTAAGTGAAAGAAATTATAGAGTGGATAAACTTGATAATATCAAGTTGTCCGATATACCAAGAGCTGGTAAAAGCCAGTTCCGTATTTTTAATGCTAATACATATGTTTCAAGACGGATGGGTATGTTTTCAGGAAAAGAACAGGTAATAACTGTGAGAATTCCGGATACGTTAGTTGGTCCTTTTATAGATCAATTTGGTAAGAGGATTACAATTTCGGAATACACAGAGGGTATGTTGTTAGTTACTTTTAATGCAGTTGCGTCTGTTATCTTGCTTGGATGGTTATTAGGATTACAATATGTAGAGGTATTAGAACCACAGAGTGTTAGGAATGCTATGACTGATTTGATAAAACAAAATATGGAAATATATTCTAAAAAGAATTGA
- a CDS encoding FMN-binding protein, which produces MSAKTKIVVLHMKELIYTLIFAGLGILLIFLLLFMFLPGKEDGESVETMRYVAGVYTSSIQFGEHAVDMQVIVDENRIQSVSMVNLDETVETMYPLMEPALENIADQVVEKQTTEGITYNADYQYTSVVLLNAIENALAKAELSGAETGE; this is translated from the coding sequence ATGAGTGCAAAGACAAAGATCGTGGTTCTTCATATGAAAGAACTGATTTATACACTGATTTTCGCAGGACTTGGAATTCTGCTGATTTTTTTACTGCTGTTCATGTTCCTGCCCGGAAAAGAGGACGGAGAGTCGGTAGAGACAATGAGGTATGTGGCGGGAGTGTACACGTCATCGATCCAGTTTGGAGAGCATGCGGTGGATATGCAGGTGATTGTGGATGAAAACCGGATTCAGTCCGTCTCCATGGTCAATCTTGATGAGACGGTGGAGACAATGTATCCGCTGATGGAGCCGGCATTGGAAAACATTGCGGATCAGGTGGTGGAAAAACAGACCACGGAAGGAATTACATACAATGCGGATTACCAGTATACATCAGTGGTATTGTTGAACGCGATTGAGAATGCACTGGCGAAGGCGGAACTCTCCGGCGCAGAGACGGGAGAGTAG
- the thyA gene encoding thymidylate synthase — protein MSLADKIFVDMCKDILENGTSTEGEKVRPHWEDGTSAYTIKKFGVVNRYDLSKEFPAITLRKTAIRTCTEEMLWIWQRKSNNIHDLNSTVWDEWADADGSIGKAYGYQLGVKHQYKEGMMDQVDRVIYDLKNNPFSRRIMTNIYVHADLHEMNLYPCAYSMTFNVTHQPGDEKLTLNAILNQRSQDVLAANNWNVCQYAVLMHMLAQVCDMKVGELVHVIADAHIYDRHVPIIRELIKREQHPAPKFTLNPDVKDFYQFTTKDITIEDYVTGSQIKNIPIAV, from the coding sequence ATGAGTCTCGCAGATAAGATTTTTGTGGATATGTGTAAGGATATACTGGAAAACGGAACCAGCACGGAGGGGGAAAAAGTAAGACCACATTGGGAGGATGGGACGAGCGCCTATACGATCAAGAAATTCGGTGTGGTGAACCGCTATGATCTCTCAAAAGAGTTCCCTGCGATCACGCTCCGCAAGACGGCGATCAGGACCTGCACGGAGGAGATGCTCTGGATCTGGCAGCGCAAGTCCAATAACATTCATGACTTAAACAGCACGGTCTGGGATGAGTGGGCGGACGCGGACGGCTCCATCGGAAAAGCATACGGTTACCAGCTCGGCGTGAAGCACCAGTACAAGGAAGGCATGATGGATCAGGTTGACCGCGTGATCTACGATCTGAAGAATAATCCGTTCAGCCGGCGCATCATGACAAACATCTATGTACATGCGGATCTGCATGAGATGAATCTATATCCGTGCGCATACAGTATGACGTTCAATGTGACGCATCAGCCGGGAGATGAGAAGCTGACACTCAACGCGATCCTAAACCAGCGCTCGCAGGATGTGCTTGCCGCCAACAACTGGAACGTCTGCCAGTATGCGGTGCTGATGCATATGCTGGCGCAGGTATGCGATATGAAGGTCGGGGAACTGGTACATGTCATCGCGGATGCGCATATTTATGACCGGCATGTGCCGATTATCAGGGAACTGATCAAGAGAGAGCAGCATCCGGCACCGAAGTTTACCCTCAATCCGGATGTCAAAGATTTTTACCAGTTCACGACAAAGGATATCACGATCGAGGATTACGTGACGGGATCGCAGATCAAAAATATCCCGATCGCGGTGTAA
- a CDS encoding dihydrofolate reductase, translated as MNLIAAVDQNWAIGNKNELLVRIPADQKFFRETTTGKVVVMGRKTLESFPNGLPLKNRTNIVLTHDHTYKVPGAVVVHDMDELHEELKKYDSEDIYVIGGETIYRQLLDECDVAHITKIDYAYDADAYFPNLDERPEWKITADSEEQTYFDLEYYFYRYERVK; from the coding sequence ATGAATTTAATAGCAGCAGTGGATCAAAATTGGGCAATCGGCAATAAAAATGAGTTACTGGTGAGAATTCCGGCGGATCAGAAGTTTTTCCGTGAGACGACGACCGGCAAGGTGGTGGTCATGGGAAGAAAAACGCTGGAGAGTTTTCCGAACGGGCTTCCGCTTAAGAACCGCACCAATATCGTGCTGACACACGATCATACCTATAAGGTTCCGGGTGCGGTTGTCGTTCATGACATGGATGAGCTTCATGAAGAATTAAAAAAATATGACAGTGAGGATATCTATGTGATCGGCGGAGAGACGATCTACAGACAGCTTCTGGATGAGTGCGATGTGGCGCACATCACGAAAATTGACTATGCGTACGATGCAGATGCGTATTTCCCGAATCTGGATGAGAGACCGGAGTGGAAGATCACGGCGGATAGCGAGGAGCAGACGTACTTTGATCTGGAGTATTATTTTTACCGGTACGAGAGGGTAAAATAG